The genomic DNA CGCAGTTCCTCGTTCCGTTTCAAGGGCGGCGTTGATGACAGCAAGACCATCGGTGAAAAGCTCGGTGTGGGCACGTTGCTGGAAGGCACGGTGCGCCGGCAGGGCGATCGCGTGCGCATCGTCGCGCAGCTGATCAATGCGCAAGACGGGCGAGGGCTGTGGGCGCAGACCTACGACCGCGAGCTGAAGGACATCTTCGCGGTGCAGGCCGAGATCGCGCAGGCCGTGGCCGCTTCGCTGAAGCTGAGCCTGCTTGGTGACGCGGCGAAAGCGCGTCAAGACGCGGCGCCGCTCAATGCGGAAGCCCACAGCGCCTACCTGCAAGGGCATTTCTATTACGAGCGCACCAACGTTGCGGATTTCCGCAGGGCCGTCGACTACTTCGATCAGGCGATCCGGCTCGACCCCGAGTACGCGCTGGCGTATGCGGAGCGCTCGGAAGCCTGGAGCTGGATCGCCGATCAGGATACCGAGCCGCATCCGGACGCCTTCGCTGCCGCGCGCCGCGATGCCGAGAAAGCGGTGGCGCTCGACCCGAACCTGGCCGAGGCTCGCACCACCCTGGGCTGGCTGCGTTTCTTCGTCGACTGGAAGATCGACGAGGCGGTGATCGAACTGCGCAAGGCCAAGCAGCTGTCACCGTTCAATGTCCGCGCCAACTACACGCTGGCGCGCGTGCTGGGCTACGCGGGTCAGTTCGAAGAGGCCGAAGCGCTGGCCCGGCTCTCGGTGGAACTCGACCCGCTTTCGGCCAACGCCCGTCGTGACCTGGCACGCGTGCTCTACGTGGCCGGCAAGAACGACGAGGCGATCACGCAGGGACAGAAGATGGCGGAGTTGCAGCCGACGGCGGGCTCGAGCCGTCGCTGGCAGGTGCTTGCCGCCGTGGTCAAGGGAGACAGCGAGATGGCGCTGCGCGAAGCGCAGCTGGAGCCCAGCCCGAGCTATCGCCGCTTCGAGCTGGCCCTGGCCTTCCACGCGCACGGCGATGCGGCTGCCGCCGACGCCTCGCTGGCAGCGTTGATCGAGAAAGACAGCCTGATCGGCGCCTACCAGATCGCCCAGGTCTACGCCTGGCGCGGCGAAGCCGATACGGCGTTCGCCTGGCTGCAACGGTCTTACGATCAGCACGACACCGGAACCCTGAACCTGTACGCCGATCCGCTGATGCGCGGTCTGCGCGGCGATCCACGCTATGCCGCAATGCTGTTGAAGATGGCCTGGCCCGGTGCAATGCCGAAATGACCATGTCCGCGAACTCCTTTTTTGCTGAACTGCAGCGTCGCAACGTCCATCGCGCGGCGCTGTTCTATGCCGGCGCCGCCTGGCTGCTGGTGCAGATCGCGACGCAGGTGTTTCCGTTCTTCGATATCCCGAATGCGACGGTGCGGATCGTCGTCATCGCGGTGGTCATCGGCTTCCCGTTCGCGATGTTGTTCTCGTGGTTCTACGAGTGGACGCCGCAGGGCATCAAGCTGGAAAGCGAGATCGACCGCAGCGAATCGGTCACTCGGCAGACCGGCAAGACGATGGATCGCTGGATCATCGCCGTGCTGGCGCTGGCCGTGGTGCTGCTGATGGCCAACACGGTGGTCGGGGGCAAGCGGGCGTCCGGCGACATCGATCGCTCGGTCGCCGTGTTGCCGCTGATCAACGAGAGCGGCGATCCGGCCAACGAGTATTTCTCCGATGGCCTGAGCGAGGAGCTGATCACCGCACTCGCGCAGATCGGCGATCTCAAGGTCATCGGTCGCAGTTCCTCGTTCCGCTTCAAGGGCGGTGCCGAGGGCAGCCGGGTCATCGGCGAGAAGCTCGGGGTGGCCACCTTGCTCGAAGGCACGGTGCGCAAGCAGGGCGAGCGGGTGCGCATCGTCGCCGAGCTGATCAACGCGGCCGATGGTCGTGCGCTGTGGTCGCGTAGTTACGACCGCGATCTCAAGGACATCTTTGCCGTGCAGAGCGAGATTGCCAGCGCGGTCGCGGCCGCACTGAAATCGGCGCTGTTCGCGGCTGCGCCGAAGCCGGCCGCGCCGGAGATCAGCGTCGACGCCCACAACGCCTACCTGCAGGCACGCTTCTATTTTCAGCGCCGCAGCGAAGACGACATGGTCAAGGCCATCCACTACTACGACGAAGCCATCCGTCTCGAACCCGCCTACGCCCAGGCTTACGCGGAGCGCGCCGAGACTGCGATCAGCTTCGCAGACCTGATCGCGGATATCGGCCGCAAGCCCGGCATTCGCGCCGACGCCCTGCGCGATGCCCGAAAGGCCGTGGAACTTGCCCCGGAGCTCGCCGAGGCGCATGCCGCGCTGGGCTGGGCACTGTTCCTGGGCGACTGGCAGTTCGACGAAGGTCTCGCCGAACTGGAACGCTCGGCGCAGTTGTCTTCGAGCAATGCCACCGTGCACAACCTGCTCGCCCGCGTGCTGCTGTACGTCGGACGCTACACGGATGCCGAGGCGGCGGCGCGGCGAGCGATCGAGATTGATCCGCTGATGGCCTCTGCCCACCTCAGTCTGGCGCGCGTGCTGTTCACCATGGGGCGTCTGGACGAGGCCGATGTCCAGGCGCGCAAGGCTGCGGAACTGCAACCGGGATCGGCATCCAGCCATCGCTGGCAGGTGTTCGCTGCCGTGCTGCGTGGCGACGGCGAGGCCGCATTGCGTGAAGCACAGCTGGAGCCCAACGCAGGCTTCCGCCTTTGCTTTGTTGCGCTCGCGCAGGTCGTTCGTGGCGACAGTGCCGCTTCCGATGCGGCGCTGGCGCAATTGACCGCCACGGGTGAGCAGAGCCTTGGGTACCAGATCGCCGAAGTGCACGCCTGGCGCGGCGACAAGGATGCGGCATTCGAATGGCTGCAGCGGGCTTACGACAGCCACGACGGCGGCATTTTGAGTCTGCCCAGCGATCCCCTGCTGAAAGGCTTGCGCAGCGATCCGCGCTATGCGGCGCTGCTGACCCGGCTTGGCCTGCCGGATCCGAAGCCATGACCTCCTTCTTCACCGAACTGCAGCGCCGGAATGTCCATCGCGCGGCGCTGTTCTACGCCGGCGCGGCCTGGCTGCTGGTGCAGATCGCGACCCAGGTGTTTCCGTTCTTCGACATCCCGAATTCGACGGTGCGGATCGTCGTCATCGCGGTGGTCATCGGCTTCCCGTTCGCGATGCTGTTCTCGTGGTTCTACGAATGGACGCCGCAGGGCATCAAGCTGGAAAGCGAGATCGATCGCAGCGAATCGGTGACCCGGCAGACCGGCAAGACGATGGATCGCTGGATCATCGCGGTGCTGGCGCTGGCCGTAGTGTTGCTGCTGACCGACCGCCTGACGCCGAGCAAGCCAGCCGCAGCACCTGCCGACA from Nevskia ramosa DSM 11499 includes the following:
- a CDS encoding tetratricopeptide repeat protein; translation: MSANSFFAELQRRNVHRAALFYAGAAWLLVQIATQVFPFFDIPNATVRIVVIAVVIGFPFAMLFSWFYEWTPQGIKLESEIDRSESVTRQTGKTMDRWIIAVLALAVVLLMANTVVGGKRASGDIDRSVAVLPLINESGDPANEYFSDGLSEELITALAQIGDLKVIGRSSSFRFKGGAEGSRVIGEKLGVATLLEGTVRKQGERVRIVAELINAADGRALWSRSYDRDLKDIFAVQSEIASAVAAALKSALFAAAPKPAAPEISVDAHNAYLQARFYFQRRSEDDMVKAIHYYDEAIRLEPAYAQAYAERAETAISFADLIADIGRKPGIRADALRDARKAVELAPELAEAHAALGWALFLGDWQFDEGLAELERSAQLSSSNATVHNLLARVLLYVGRYTDAEAAARRAIEIDPLMASAHLSLARVLFTMGRLDEADVQARKAAELQPGSASSHRWQVFAAVLRGDGEAALREAQLEPNAGFRLCFVALAQVVRGDSAASDAALAQLTATGEQSLGYQIAEVHAWRGDKDAAFEWLQRAYDSHDGGILSLPSDPLLKGLRSDPRYAALLTRLGLPDPKP
- a CDS encoding tetratricopeptide repeat protein, yielding MSALLGELQRRNVHRAALFYAGAAWLLVQIATQVFPFFDIPNSTVRIVVIAVVIGFPFAMLFSWFYEWTPQGIKLESEIDRSESVTRQTGKTLDRWIIAVLGLAVVVLLANALLGRKAAPVELDRSIAVLPLINESGDPEDEYFSDGLSEELIAALLQIGDLKVIGRSSSFRFKGGVDDSKTIGEKLGVGTLLEGTVRRQGDRVRIVAQLINAQDGRGLWAQTYDRELKDIFAVQAEIAQAVAASLKLSLLGDAAKARQDAAPLNAEAHSAYLQGHFYYERTNVADFRRAVDYFDQAIRLDPEYALAYAERSEAWSWIADQDTEPHPDAFAAARRDAEKAVALDPNLAEARTTLGWLRFFVDWKIDEAVIELRKAKQLSPFNVRANYTLARVLGYAGQFEEAEALARLSVELDPLSANARRDLARVLYVAGKNDEAITQGQKMAELQPTAGSSRRWQVLAAVVKGDSEMALREAQLEPSPSYRRFELALAFHAHGDAAAADASLAALIEKDSLIGAYQIAQVYAWRGEADTAFAWLQRSYDQHDTGTLNLYADPLMRGLRGDPRYAAMLLKMAWPGAMPK